A region of Natribaculum luteum DNA encodes the following proteins:
- a CDS encoding NTPase yields MPRNALVTGPPRSGKTTALERTVSLLRDRGYAVGGVTAPEIRENGERVGFEIVDLASSDRETMAHVAFDDGPAVGTYRVDVSAVDRISEQAIFSAIYDADCVVIDEIAPMELESERFVRTLDRALESAVPVLAAIKYRSERGVLGDVKGRDDVEVFEVTPETRDDLPEALLEWVRSA; encoded by the coding sequence ATGCCCAGAAACGCACTCGTCACCGGCCCGCCGAGAAGCGGGAAGACGACCGCACTCGAGCGAACTGTCTCCCTGCTTCGCGATCGGGGGTACGCCGTCGGCGGGGTCACCGCTCCCGAGATCCGCGAGAACGGCGAGCGCGTCGGGTTCGAGATCGTCGACCTCGCGAGCAGCGACCGCGAGACCATGGCTCACGTCGCGTTCGACGACGGACCCGCCGTCGGCACGTACCGCGTCGACGTGAGCGCCGTCGACCGCATCTCGGAACAGGCGATATTTTCCGCTATCTACGACGCCGACTGCGTCGTGATCGACGAGATTGCGCCGATGGAACTCGAGAGCGAGCGGTTCGTCCGCACGCTCGATCGCGCACTCGAGTCGGCGGTGCCGGTGCTCGCGGCGATCAAATATCGCTCCGAGCGCGGCGTTCTCGGAGACGTGAAGGGCAGAGACGACGTCGAGGTCTTCGAGGTAACGCCCGAGACGCGCGACGATCTCCCCGAGGCGCTACTCGAGTGGGTTCGCTCGGCGTGA
- a CDS encoding sulfurtransferase, whose product MSEYDTDVLVSADWVDDHLEEFQSDDPSYRLVEIESPNPPDNDFPSLYDEGHIPGAIGLNWDEDLSDQDQRDILKRDDFEELVGEIGIDADSTVVFYGDGHIPNWFAVFAYWEFKYYGHEDTRVLDGGKDYWVENDYPLTEDEPDFPARDYEARGPFESIRAYKDDVDKAREAGLPMVDVRSPEEFSGELIAPPELDETAQRGGHIPGASNVPVPTNLRDDGRFLPPEELEDLYSEAGIDGDESVITYCRVGERSAIAWFALSELLDYEDVHNYDGSWTEWGNLIRAPIAKGE is encoded by the coding sequence ATGTCCGAATACGATACCGACGTGCTCGTCTCGGCCGACTGGGTCGACGACCACCTAGAGGAGTTCCAGTCGGACGACCCGTCGTACCGACTCGTAGAGATCGAGAGTCCGAACCCACCGGACAACGACTTCCCCTCCCTGTACGACGAGGGGCACATTCCGGGAGCGATCGGCCTCAACTGGGACGAGGACCTCTCCGACCAGGACCAGCGTGACATCCTCAAGAGAGACGACTTCGAGGAACTCGTCGGGGAAATCGGCATCGACGCGGACTCGACGGTCGTCTTCTACGGCGACGGCCACATCCCCAACTGGTTCGCCGTCTTCGCCTACTGGGAGTTCAAGTACTACGGCCACGAGGACACCCGCGTCCTGGACGGCGGGAAAGACTACTGGGTCGAGAACGACTACCCGCTGACCGAGGACGAACCCGACTTCCCGGCACGGGACTACGAGGCCCGCGGCCCGTTCGAGAGCATCCGCGCCTACAAGGACGACGTCGACAAGGCCCGCGAGGCCGGCCTCCCGATGGTCGACGTTCGCTCCCCCGAGGAGTTCTCCGGCGAACTCATCGCCCCGCCGGAACTCGACGAAACTGCCCAGCGCGGCGGCCACATCCCCGGCGCGTCGAACGTCCCCGTCCCGACGAACCTGCGTGACGACGGCCGGTTCCTCCCGCCCGAGGAACTCGAGGACCTCTACAGCGAGGCCGGCATCGACGGCGACGAGTCGGTCATCACCTACTGCCGCGTCGGCGAACGGTCGGCCATCGCGTGGTTCGCGCTGAGCGAACTGCTCGACTACGAGGACGTCCACAACTACGACGGCTCCTGGACCGAGTGGGGCAACCTCATCCGCGCCCCGATCGCGAAAGGCGAGTAG
- a CDS encoding fumarylacetoacetate hydrolase family protein — protein sequence MRLARLSTPEGPVAGRYEDGVVYASDGRYEVGVDGRLLPPCEPSVLYCVGRNYAATLEQMEYERPEEPDFFIKPPTSLVGHEQPIPYPAFTDELTYAGELAAVIDERCRNVTPEDVPEVVRGYTIMNDVDALDQQGRTARKAFDGSGPLGPWIETDVDPTDIEMWTDVAGERRQEATTELMLFDPYEVVSYLSRRFTFRPGDVVAFGSPANPGLIEPGDTVEITYEGVGTLRNTVATDDARA from the coding sequence ATGCGACTCGCACGACTCTCGACACCCGAGGGACCGGTGGCCGGACGGTACGAGGACGGCGTCGTCTACGCGTCCGACGGCCGGTACGAGGTGGGCGTCGACGGACGCCTGTTGCCCCCCTGTGAGCCCTCGGTGCTGTACTGCGTTGGCCGGAACTACGCGGCAACCCTGGAGCAGATGGAGTACGAACGGCCCGAGGAGCCGGACTTCTTCATCAAGCCGCCCACGTCGCTCGTGGGCCACGAGCAGCCGATCCCCTACCCCGCGTTCACCGACGAGTTGACCTACGCGGGCGAACTGGCGGCCGTAATCGACGAACGCTGTCGGAACGTCACACCCGAGGACGTCCCCGAGGTCGTCCGGGGTTACACGATCATGAACGACGTCGACGCGCTCGACCAGCAGGGACGAACTGCACGAAAAGCCTTCGACGGGTCGGGGCCACTCGGGCCGTGGATCGAGACCGACGTCGATCCCACGGACATCGAGATGTGGACCGACGTGGCCGGCGAGCGCCGCCAGGAGGCGACCACGGAACTGATGCTGTTCGATCCCTACGAGGTCGTCTCGTACCTCTCGAGACGATTCACGTTCCGGCCGGGCGACGTCGTCGCGTTCGGGAGCCCCGCGAATCCCGGACTGATCGAACCCGGCGACACGGTCGAAATCACCTACGAGGGCGTCGGCACGCTCCGGAACACCGTCGCGACTGACGACGCTCGAGCGTGA
- a CDS encoding YkgJ family cysteine cluster protein, protein MSTDAPRRVEVYPGREAVVEFDPDLTFECVEDCTWCCHHGVLLYDEDLIELARRANLAETTTDFRGEKFVRRERKDREGHVADDGHACAFLREDGLCSLHLEEDWKPTRCSVFPLGVRLEDGDLHVDVRDSAHDHCEGLGVSDRRVIDNLDAFLPELLWELENPDSDRAL, encoded by the coding sequence GTGAGCACCGACGCCCCCCGCCGCGTCGAGGTCTACCCCGGCCGCGAGGCGGTCGTCGAGTTCGATCCCGACCTCACCTTCGAGTGCGTCGAGGACTGCACGTGGTGTTGTCACCACGGCGTCCTGCTGTACGACGAGGACCTGATCGAACTCGCCAGGCGAGCGAACCTCGCGGAGACGACGACGGACTTCCGCGGCGAGAAGTTCGTCCGCCGCGAGCGGAAAGACCGCGAGGGACACGTCGCCGACGACGGCCACGCCTGTGCCTTCCTGCGCGAGGACGGCCTCTGTTCGCTACATCTCGAGGAAGACTGGAAGCCGACTCGCTGTTCTGTCTTCCCGCTCGGCGTCCGTCTCGAGGACGGCGACCTCCACGTCGACGTTCGCGACTCGGCCCACGACCACTGCGAGGGACTCGGAGTGAGCGACCGGCGCGTGATCGACAACCTCGACGCCTTCCTCCCCGAACTCCTGTGGGAACTCGAGAACCCGGACTCCGATCGAGCGCTGTAG
- a CDS encoding SDR family oxidoreductase yields the protein MDETTVVVTGGTGGIGRAVADAFTTEGAAVVLGARDTAALEEVVDDLEASGATVTGVRTDVRDEFDVERLMETASRVGDAGGIDVVVAAAGVYHGDPGETPIDGESYAAFDDAWRTNGRGVFVTIAEALPHLNEGARVLVPTGAIARNAKPGYGSYAVSKAGAEAVTRGFAADTDYVVGCLEPGQVATDLTGGTGRDPESIAGMFVWAATAADPEAIDGEIVGLREWKQATR from the coding sequence ATGGACGAGACGACAGTCGTGGTAACCGGCGGAACGGGCGGCATCGGACGTGCGGTCGCCGACGCATTCACCACGGAGGGTGCAGCGGTCGTCCTCGGTGCTCGAGACACTGCCGCCCTCGAGGAGGTCGTCGACGACCTCGAGGCGTCGGGCGCGACGGTTACGGGCGTCAGGACGGACGTCCGCGACGAGTTCGACGTCGAGCGACTGATGGAGACCGCCTCCCGCGTCGGCGACGCGGGCGGCATCGACGTCGTCGTCGCGGCCGCGGGCGTCTACCACGGCGACCCGGGTGAGACACCGATCGACGGCGAGTCGTACGCCGCGTTCGACGACGCGTGGCGGACGAACGGTCGTGGCGTCTTCGTGACGATCGCGGAAGCGCTCCCACACCTGAACGAGGGGGCTCGCGTCCTGGTCCCGACGGGTGCGATCGCCCGGAACGCAAAGCCAGGCTACGGCTCCTACGCTGTCTCGAAAGCCGGCGCGGAGGCCGTAACTCGAGGGTTCGCCGCTGACACCGACTACGTCGTGGGCTGTCTCGAGCCTGGACAGGTCGCGACCGACCTCACGGGCGGGACGGGTCGCGATCCGGAATCGATCGCGGGGATGTTCGTCTGGGCGGCGACGGCAGCCGACCCGGAGGCGATCGACGGCGAGATCGTCGGCCTCCGGGAGTGGAAACAGGCGACGCGCTGA